A genome region from Mycobacterium sp. 3519A includes the following:
- a CDS encoding TfoX/Sxy family protein has product MAYDEDLADRIRELIAAQRGVDEKRMFGGLAFLINGNMAVCASGHGGLMVRVPPEQTDEHLGRNHVEPMVMGGRQTRGWIRVAGDGVKTKRQLLSWVTRGVDYAKSLPPK; this is encoded by the coding sequence ATGGCCTACGACGAAGACCTGGCCGACCGCATCCGTGAACTGATCGCCGCCCAGCGCGGCGTCGACGAGAAGCGGATGTTCGGCGGGCTGGCGTTCCTGATCAACGGCAACATGGCGGTGTGCGCCAGCGGTCACGGCGGCCTGATGGTGCGCGTGCCGCCCGAGCAGACCGACGAACACCTCGGCCGTAACCACGTCGAACCGATGGTGATGGGCGGGCGGCAGACTCGCGGTTGGATCAGGGTTGCCGGCGACGGCGTGAAAACCAAACGCCAACTGCTGTCCTGGGTGACGCGGGGCGTCGATTACGCCAAGAGTTTGCCCCCGAAATAG